Proteins encoded together in one Verrucomicrobiia bacterium window:
- a CDS encoding Ig-like domain-containing protein — translation MRNNSHKLKMFGSCLAGLIFFAALVGITLFARADDPQALTAAEYFWDADPGAGNGTPVSIPAGETLITSDIPPLNVDVTHLSAGLHLLGVRVKDATGRWSGVALEPIQVQDANTLIAAVNSLPTADTNKLLASGEYFFDTDPGLGNGTKITIPTGETLITPDIPPLNLNISQLALGLHQAGFRVQDIGGRWSSVTWEPILVEDASALIAGVTNFSTGDTNKFLIAGEYFWDTDPGLGHGTATSVPPDEIWTAGITNPVNALIPVLPGGIHQLGVRTKDTSGNWSAAQWLPMEVLDPPVITNEPASQIVSAGSNFSLTVGAGGAMPFFFQWFQNSNSLAGATNQTLTIAAADFTNAGAYYVAITNIFGVATSLTANVTVTVGSPIATAVLGGGTISASPSLSDYLIGQAVTLTANAGRYYTFVRWSDGNTNVSRNITIGTSNFFTADFTNSEPLETQTFKRWEDDFGGPGFEEVRSQVATSDGGYLLAGTSTSGVSGNKTTAGFGGEDFWIVKIDSHGNKQWEQTYGGSGDEYLNAAIVTADGGYLLGGSTTSDISGDKTTTSYGGGDGWLVKVDSAGNKQWDQTYGGSGVDYFLALHQTPDGGYAVTGASGSAPSGNKTSPNYGGQDAWVLKLDAAGNKQWEQSYGGDQDDYCLQILQTPDGGFLLGAGSRSGADGNKTAPGLGPPGSDAGWIIKIDASGNKQWDKTYGGSGGDDYFSTVRATPEGGYIVSGILNYNSGSYWLLKLDSSGSIQWQKTYHGGAQDLLQSVLPVPDGGYILGGASSSGIAGDKSAPNLGGSDYWFLKVDSLGNKICDTTYGGSSDDYAITMTVDGQQNVLLSGWSLSGVSGNKTTVNFGDHDMWAVAVSVRTAPVGTPVVLVNGLYDPSNNFSLAATNTIQVTLQSTYPNGFIFYTLDGSDPDFTANPYTVGEPFLVTNSLLVRAIAYNDDGSLFQEADPVAIQVVPVYNLTNTTPGGGSVAFDPPGGIYLSNAAVTATATASNGWTFLRWQGASSSTANPVTVTMNSSTNLMAVFGTTISPTPPSGGSIALAPAQGPYPYGSTVRLIAIPASGKAFSRWFSFTGPSNNPLDFLVISNTPVVNALFGNLAANNFTLTTLLNGSGTVTKNPFAESYLNNSVVQLTAVPDSGNTFTGWSGDAGGAQNPLSVTMNSTKVITATFAANATLSGQPPIVAITNLAPEFIFTAPTNILINATASDANLNGYITQVAFFAGTNALGVASNAPYSFVWTNAPVGTNILTCVAADNFGLVATSAPVTVTVQTALPQIGLISPNNGDSFITPANILIHALASDADNSIARVELYNGSTLLGSITNPPYQLTWSNVPIGAYTLTARAIDSFGPIVTSAPVSFSVIAPPSTNPAVFQFSAANYSVNESNASVTLTVLNTGNFGGLINYLTHDVSAHGGSGFSGDYTTVQGSLTFSNNQSSANIVVPILDNFLTRADIQFQVQLLFPSQGSSLGSPSTATVTIHENDTGGASNSLLSIAFPSAQPPTGSALQVTLLPPEAGGQWRFAWDVGWRNSGDTVANLAADNYPIQFRNVSNYLAIPSSVTISVPNNTTARYTNQYYPTIGQPSPSDTGSLTVKISPNAPTGAGWRIFGETAWRAPGSTASNLLVDIYPIEFAPVSGWSKPVSEAIQLVGGQGTSITVNYLLASSPPAGFGGPIAVTSDSLSNSSLYPFQFDGQLQTDVGYGSGAVVRPNIVLTAAHLVFDDQTLAFAKNAWWYFQEEAGAFQPKPIQARGWFMLSGYAAQRTNDLVNGGLSVDQSSPQSRELDVAAMYFLTLAGRAGYGGYLSSDAMPNPYLTSSAAKMVAGYPVDGSEFGQVVQPGLLYVAPPQPSSSTFTPDYQDTYTASWFLDYPGASGAPVYVQFSTPSGPYFYPAGIYLGTLGSGASSVSVVRAIKSDVVNLINLAASEGDAGTNNSGGGVITFVAPGISADNRAFVQVALDPPAAVSAGAAWQLQGDTAFGVNGLKGIYTRAITSTNFAVVFKPVAGWNFPITVQTNISLGPPEIITLTANYTLLAVLSADPVRGIGIIGEPGTSFRIEYRTNLTTGQWLPLQTNLLSAGFNQLFPWPPTNGPAAFYRAVQLSP, via the coding sequence GTGCGCAATAACTCACACAAATTAAAAATGTTCGGTTCCTGTTTGGCGGGACTGATATTTTTTGCCGCGCTCGTTGGAATCACCCTGTTCGCGCGGGCGGACGATCCGCAAGCGCTGACTGCGGCAGAATATTTTTGGGACGCCGACCCGGGCGCTGGCAACGGCACGCCCGTCAGCATCCCCGCCGGTGAAACCTTGATCACCTCCGATATTCCTCCGTTGAATGTGGATGTCACGCATCTCTCCGCCGGTCTTCATCTGTTGGGTGTGCGCGTCAAGGATGCAACTGGCCGTTGGAGTGGCGTCGCCTTGGAACCCATCCAAGTGCAGGACGCCAACACCCTGATCGCGGCGGTCAATTCCCTGCCCACGGCCGACACCAATAAATTGCTGGCATCCGGCGAATATTTTTTCGATACCGACCCCGGCCTTGGCAACGGAACGAAAATTACCATTCCCACCGGTGAAACCCTGATCACTCCTGACATTCCTCCGCTAAATTTAAACATCAGCCAACTTGCCCTCGGTTTGCATCAGGCGGGCTTTCGCGTCCAGGACATCGGCGGACGTTGGAGCAGCGTGACGTGGGAACCGATTCTAGTGGAAGACGCCAGCGCGCTCATCGCGGGCGTGACTAATTTTTCCACAGGCGACACGAATAAATTTTTGATCGCAGGCGAATATTTCTGGGACACCGATCCCGGCCTCGGTCATGGCACAGCGACCAGTGTTCCACCAGACGAAATTTGGACTGCTGGAATAACGAACCCGGTGAATGCGTTGATTCCAGTTCTACCGGGTGGCATCCATCAACTGGGCGTGCGAACGAAAGACACCAGTGGAAATTGGAGTGCCGCGCAATGGCTTCCAATGGAAGTGTTGGACCCGCCCGTCATCACCAACGAACCCGCCAGCCAGATCGTTTCAGCGGGATCGAATTTCAGCCTCACCGTAGGCGCGGGCGGCGCGATGCCATTTTTCTTCCAATGGTTTCAGAACAGTAACTCGCTCGCGGGTGCGACCAATCAGACGCTGACGATTGCCGCCGCCGACTTCACGAACGCGGGAGCGTATTACGTAGCCATCACGAATATTTTCGGCGTCGCAACCAGCCTGACGGCCAACGTGACTGTGACCGTGGGCTCGCCGATTGCAACCGCTGTGTTAGGCGGTGGGACCATATCGGCTTCTCCGAGTCTGTCGGATTACTTAATCGGTCAGGCCGTGACGCTGACCGCCAATGCCGGGCGCTATTACACTTTTGTCCGCTGGTCGGACGGCAATACCAATGTCTCGCGTAACATCACGATTGGCACGAGCAATTTCTTCACGGCGGACTTCACCAATTCGGAGCCGCTGGAAACCCAAACCTTCAAACGCTGGGAAGACGATTTTGGCGGACCGGGCTTTGAAGAAGTGCGTTCACAGGTCGCCACCAGTGACGGCGGTTACCTGCTCGCGGGAACTTCCACTTCGGGAGTGAGCGGGAATAAAACCACCGCAGGTTTTGGCGGTGAGGATTTCTGGATCGTGAAGATTGACAGTCATGGCAACAAACAATGGGAGCAAACGTATGGCGGCAGCGGTGACGAATATCTTAATGCCGCCATCGTGACGGCTGATGGTGGTTATCTGCTCGGCGGTTCAACGACGTCAGACATCAGTGGCGACAAAACGACCACCAGTTACGGCGGCGGTGACGGGTGGCTGGTGAAAGTGGATTCTGCGGGAAACAAGCAATGGGACCAAACTTATGGCGGCAGCGGCGTTGATTACTTCCTCGCGCTCCATCAAACTCCCGACGGAGGTTACGCCGTCACCGGCGCCTCCGGTTCTGCGCCGAGCGGCAATAAGACTTCGCCTAATTATGGAGGCCAGGATGCCTGGGTGCTTAAACTCGACGCTGCGGGAAACAAGCAATGGGAACAATCCTACGGCGGTGATCAGGACGACTACTGCCTGCAAATTTTGCAGACGCCAGACGGAGGTTTTCTGCTCGGTGCGGGGAGTCGATCAGGCGCTGATGGGAACAAGACCGCACCCGGTTTAGGCCCTCCCGGCTCCGACGCTGGGTGGATCATAAAAATTGACGCTTCAGGAAATAAACAATGGGACAAAACCTACGGTGGCAGCGGCGGTGATGACTATTTTAGCACCGTGAGGGCCACGCCGGAAGGCGGCTACATTGTTAGCGGCATATTAAATTATAACTCGGGGAGTTACTGGCTACTGAAGTTGGATTCCTCCGGCTCCATCCAATGGCAGAAGACCTACCATGGCGGCGCGCAAGACCTTCTGCAATCAGTGCTGCCTGTCCCCGACGGTGGATATATTCTGGGCGGCGCTTCGAGTTCCGGGATTGCTGGCGATAAATCAGCCCCGAATCTAGGTGGTTCCGATTATTGGTTTCTAAAAGTGGACTCTCTCGGCAACAAGATTTGCGACACCACTTACGGCGGCAGCAGCGACGATTATGCAATTACGATGACGGTAGACGGCCAGCAAAACGTGTTGCTTAGCGGTTGGTCCTTGTCGGGCGTTAGTGGAAACAAGACCACCGTTAATTTTGGTGACCATGACATGTGGGCGGTTGCAGTCTCCGTGCGCACCGCGCCGGTGGGCACACCCGTCGTTCTGGTCAACGGACTTTATGATCCATCCAATAATTTTTCGCTGGCCGCGACGAATACCATTCAAGTCACACTGCAATCCACCTACCCCAACGGATTTATTTTCTACACGCTGGACGGCTCGGACCCGGATTTCACCGCGAATCCGTACACCGTCGGCGAGCCATTTCTCGTGACCAATTCATTATTGGTGCGCGCCATTGCCTACAATGACGACGGCTCCTTGTTTCAGGAAGCCGACCCGGTCGCGATACAAGTCGTCCCGGTTTATAATTTAACCAATACCACGCCCGGCGGCGGAAGTGTGGCCTTCGATCCGCCGGGCGGCATTTATTTGAGCAACGCTGCCGTAACTGCCACTGCCACCGCTTCCAACGGCTGGACATTCCTGCGCTGGCAAGGCGCTTCGTCCAGCACCGCCAATCCCGTCACCGTGACCATGAACAGTTCCACGAACCTCATGGCGGTTTTCGGAACGACCATCTCCCCTACTCCGCCCAGCGGCGGAAGCATCGCGCTCGCGCCCGCGCAAGGGCCGTATCCTTACGGCAGCACGGTCCGGTTGATCGCGATTCCCGCATCGGGGAAAGCTTTCAGTCGCTGGTTTAGCTTCACTGGGCCGTCTAATAATCCGCTCGATTTTCTCGTCATCAGCAACACCCCGGTCGTCAACGCGCTCTTCGGCAATCTGGCGGCGAATAATTTCACACTGACCACGCTGCTTAATGGCTCTGGCACTGTCACCAAAAACCCCTTCGCCGAATCTTACCTGAACAATTCCGTCGTGCAGCTCACCGCCGTGCCTGATTCCGGCAACACGTTCACCGGTTGGAGTGGCGATGCGGGCGGCGCACAAAATCCGCTTTCGGTGACGATGAACTCCACGAAAGTCATCACCGCAACTTTCGCCGCGAACGCAACTTTATCTGGCCAGCCTCCGATCGTCGCGATCACCAATCTCGCGCCCGAATTCATCTTCACCGCCCCGACAAATATTCTTATCAACGCCACCGCGAGCGATGCCAATCTCAACGGCTACATCACCCAGGTCGCATTCTTCGCGGGCACGAACGCATTGGGCGTAGCGTCCAATGCGCCGTACAGTTTCGTGTGGACGAATGCCCCAGTGGGCACAAATATTTTAACGTGCGTCGCGGCCGATAACTTTGGATTGGTCGCCACCTCCGCGCCCGTGACCGTCACGGTGCAAACGGCGTTGCCGCAAATCGGCCTCATCAGCCCAAACAATGGCGATAGTTTTATTACCCCGGCAAATATCCTCATCCACGCGCTCGCGTCGGACGCGGATAATTCGATTGCCCGCGTTGAGTTATACAATGGCAGCACCCTCCTCGGCAGCATCACTAATCCGCCGTATCAGTTGACCTGGAGCAATGTTCCCATCGGCGCTTATACGCTGACCGCCCGCGCGATTGATTCATTCGGACCGATTGTGACTTCCGCGCCGGTCAGCTTTTCCGTCATCGCACCGCCGTCCACGAACCCCGCTGTGTTCCAATTCAGCGCGGCAAATTATTCCGTGAACGAAAGCAACGCTTCGGTCACGTTGACGGTGCTGAACACCGGCAATTTTGGCGGACTCATCAATTATTTAACCCACGATGTCTCGGCGCACGGAGGCTCTGGTTTTTCCGGCGATTATACCACCGTGCAGGGATCGCTTACGTTCTCCAATAATCAATCGTCGGCCAACATCGTGGTTCCCATTCTGGATAATTTTCTCACGCGCGCCGATATTCAGTTTCAAGTCCAATTATTATTTCCCAGCCAGGGTTCGTCACTCGGCAGCCCTTCAACGGCAACCGTGACAATCCACGAAAACGACACCGGCGGCGCCAGCAATTCTCTGCTCTCCATCGCTTTCCCATCCGCTCAACCACCCACGGGCAGCGCGCTTCAAGTGACATTGCTCCCGCCGGAAGCCGGTGGCCAATGGCGGTTCGCCTGGGATGTCGGCTGGCGCAACAGCGGTGATACCGTTGCCAATTTGGCCGCGGACAATTATCCGATTCAATTTCGCAACGTGTCGAATTACCTCGCCATTCCATCGTCGGTCACGATTTCTGTGCCGAACAATACAACGGCGCGTTACACGAACCAATATTACCCGACCATTGGCCAGCCGAGTCCTTCGGATACGGGATCATTGACGGTCAAGATTTCGCCCAACGCGCCCACTGGCGCGGGCTGGCGGATTTTCGGCGAGACGGCGTGGCGCGCGCCCGGGTCCACCGCGTCCAATCTGCTCGTGGATATTTATCCCATCGAATTTGCGCCGGTGAGCGGCTGGTCCAAGCCTGTCAGCGAGGCGATCCAACTGGTGGGCGGACAAGGCACTTCCATTACGGTTAATTATCTGCTGGCATCGTCACCGCCGGCGGGCTTCGGCGGGCCGATTGCCGTCACGTCGGATTCGCTGAGTAATTCCTCGCTCTATCCCTTTCAATTCGACGGGCAGTTGCAAACCGATGTGGGTTATGGCAGCGGCGCGGTAGTGCGGCCGAATATCGTTTTGACCGCAGCGCACCTGGTATTCGATGACCAAACGCTAGCCTTTGCGAAAAATGCGTGGTGGTATTTTCAGGAGGAAGCGGGAGCTTTTCAACCTAAGCCCATCCAGGCACGCGGCTGGTTCATGTTGAGCGGATATGCGGCGCAACGCACCAATGATCTCGTCAACGGCGGCCTGAGCGTGGATCAATCCAGCCCGCAAAGCCGCGAACTGGATGTCGCCGCCATGTATTTTCTGACGCTCGCCGGACGCGCGGGCTACGGCGGATATTTGTCGTCTGACGCAATGCCCAATCCTTACTTGACCAGTTCCGCGGCGAAAATGGTGGCAGGTTACCCCGTGGATGGTTCCGAGTTCGGCCAGGTGGTGCAACCGGGTTTATTATATGTCGCGCCACCGCAGCCCTCATCCTCCACATTCACGCCGGATTATCAGGATACTTATACCGCATCCTGGTTTCTGGATTATCCCGGCGCGAGCGGTGCGCCCGTCTATGTGCAATTCAGCACGCCATCGGGCCCGTATTTTTATCCGGCGGGAATTTATTTAGGAACGCTGGGCAGCGGCGCGAGCAGCGTGTCCGTCGTCCGCGCGATCAAGAGCGACGTGGTTAACCTGATCAATCTGGCCGCGAGCGAAGGCGATGCCGGCACTAACAACAGCGGCGGCGGTGTGATCACATTTGTGGCCCCGGGAATAAGCGCGGACAATCGCGCGTTTGTCCAGGTGGCGTTGGATCCGCCCGCGGCGGTGAGCGCCGGCGCGGCGTGGCAGTTGCAAGGCGATACGGCTTTTGGCGTCAACGGGCTCAAGGGCATTTACACGCGCGCCATCACGAGCACAAATTTCGCGGTGGTATTCAAGCCGGTGGCCGGCTGGAATTTTCCGATAACCGTTCAAACCAACATTTCGCTCGGGCCGCCGGAGATCATTACCTTGACGGCGAATTACACCCTGCTCGCGGTTCTTTCCGCCGACCCGGTGCGCGGCATCGGCATCATCGGAGAACCCGGCACTTCCTTCCGAATCGAATACCGGACAAATCTCACGACCGGTCAATGGCTGCCTTTGCAGACCAATCTGCTCAGCGCGGGATTCAATCAGTTGTTCCCCTGGCCTCCGACCAACGGCCCTGCGGCATTTTATCGCGCCGTTCAACTTTCGCCATAA
- a CDS encoding multiheme c-type cytochrome gives MKTQRIFFAGISPLIASGLLTLALPALSVFGAGPLDDMVSREQAKFILAAAKADKSATTMVGGKPVNADAEHARLFVESKYPSAATCRTCHPNHYREWSVSAHAYAQLSPVFNTFEAAVTKLTQGSNGDFCIRCHTQVGMNLGESTFMSNMDRCPTSREGITCIVCHRLRNDYGKISGRFALVKGDILTPVYGPTGDAELKRVLSQPDVYRVVTNEVPGRKIHTDVVKFPALRTSGFCGTCHDVTLLNGFRLEEAFSNFKNSPAAHRGENCQDCHMGLIPGKKSGYAEEPAAIVGGVPTKPRRRTNHMFAGPDYSIINRGFFPHNDKAAALATIREWLTFNDKAGWGTDKFENSVPKDFKFPTRWASVDDRYDARAILNDQYALLAEIQKQRLQILRQGYQLGQFVVQEADSKGLKFKIQVHSGTDGHNVPTGFDAERVSYMQVFVTNSAGKLVFQSGDLDPNGDIRDRHSTYVSTGKLPLDPYLFSLQSPFLTSNVRGGDREQVLPINYSVDPLPFIRPTTFAVNFTGHPAGARVQRRGMEAFESRWPEYKVKASELTDPGPYTVHIRLLAGMVPINLISEIKVAGFDYFMSPREVAEAVKNGQSLLYDKEIKIQLDGAKPTINLADLADVSASTYVQK, from the coding sequence ATGAAGACGCAACGCATATTTTTTGCCGGAATTTCTCCTCTCATTGCCAGCGGTCTGCTTACTCTCGCGCTGCCGGCTTTGAGTGTTTTCGGCGCGGGCCCGCTCGATGACATGGTGAGTCGTGAACAAGCCAAGTTTATTCTCGCGGCGGCCAAGGCCGACAAATCTGCCACGACGATGGTCGGTGGCAAACCGGTCAACGCAGACGCGGAACACGCCCGTTTGTTTGTGGAGAGCAAATATCCTTCTGCCGCCACCTGCCGCACCTGTCATCCCAATCATTATCGCGAATGGTCGGTTTCCGCTCATGCCTACGCGCAGTTAAGCCCGGTCTTCAACACTTTTGAAGCCGCCGTCACGAAATTAACCCAGGGATCGAACGGTGATTTTTGTATTCGCTGCCACACTCAAGTCGGGATGAATCTCGGGGAATCCACCTTCATGAGTAATATGGATCGCTGCCCGACCTCTCGTGAAGGCATCACTTGTATCGTCTGCCATCGCCTGCGCAATGACTACGGCAAAATCAGCGGGCGTTTCGCGCTCGTTAAGGGTGACATCCTGACTCCGGTGTACGGGCCGACCGGCGATGCGGAACTCAAGCGCGTTCTCTCCCAGCCCGACGTTTATCGCGTCGTCACCAATGAAGTTCCTGGCCGAAAGATTCATACGGATGTAGTCAAGTTTCCCGCGCTCCGCACTTCCGGTTTCTGCGGCACCTGCCACGACGTGACCTTGCTGAATGGTTTCCGCCTCGAAGAAGCTTTTAGTAATTTCAAGAATTCTCCCGCCGCCCATCGTGGTGAAAATTGCCAGGATTGCCACATGGGCCTCATTCCGGGTAAAAAATCAGGCTACGCCGAAGAACCGGCGGCCATTGTCGGAGGCGTGCCGACGAAACCGCGCCGCCGCACGAATCACATGTTTGCCGGCCCGGATTATTCCATTATTAATCGTGGTTTTTTCCCGCACAATGACAAGGCGGCGGCTCTCGCCACGATTCGCGAATGGCTGACCTTCAATGACAAAGCCGGCTGGGGAACCGACAAGTTCGAAAATAGTGTGCCCAAGGATTTCAAATTCCCGACGCGCTGGGCTTCCGTGGACGACCGTTATGACGCGCGCGCCATTCTTAATGATCAATATGCCTTGCTGGCCGAAATCCAGAAGCAGCGCCTACAGATTTTGCGCCAGGGTTACCAACTGGGGCAGTTTGTGGTTCAGGAAGCCGATTCCAAAGGGCTGAAGTTCAAGATTCAGGTCCACAGCGGAACGGATGGCCATAATGTGCCGACTGGTTTCGACGCCGAGCGCGTATCTTATATGCAGGTGTTCGTCACCAACTCCGCCGGCAAGCTGGTCTTCCAGTCCGGCGACCTCGATCCCAATGGAGACATTCGCGACCGCCACTCCACTTACGTCTCTACCGGCAAGCTTCCACTGGACCCGTATCTGTTCTCGCTGCAATCGCCGTTCCTGACCAGCAATGTGCGCGGTGGTGATCGCGAACAGGTTTTGCCGATTAATTATTCGGTTGATCCGCTGCCCTTTATTCGGCCCACGACCTTTGCGGTGAATTTTACCGGACATCCCGCAGGTGCGCGAGTTCAACGCCGCGGCATGGAAGCATTTGAAAGCCGCTGGCCGGAATACAAGGTCAAGGCTTCGGAGTTGACCGATCCCGGCCCATATACCGTGCACATTCGCTTGCTGGCGGGCATGGTTCCCATCAATCTGATCAGTGAAATCAAGGTGGCGGGTTTCGACTATTTTATGTCGCCCCGCGAAGTTGCCGAAGCCGTGAAGAACGGCCAGTCGCTTTTATACGATAAGGAAATCAAGATCCAACTCGACGGAGCCAAACCAACCATCAACCTTGCGGACTTGGCCGATGTTTCGGCAAGCACCTATGTTCAGAAGTAA
- a CDS encoding 2Fe-2S iron-sulfur cluster-binding protein translates to MDPAKILAVGGAILFVIVLLNLLVLFYSNVRRTAAIRVQRRLDGELFSCRLNLARLQLKRQESAGSWNGTRKFQIDKIVSECADVSSFYLVPHDKKALPPFHPGQFLTFELDVPGQRNRVIRCYSLSDRPRPDYYRVTIKRVPAPPDNPKGKPGLVSSHFHTALKAGDIVDCKAPSGGFFLDTSRLTPVVLLAGGVGITPMVSMANEIIELTPQRETWFFLGVRNSQDHIMKDYLDVLARSNSNIKLHVCYSRPLKTDVKDRDYQHEGRLNFELLKKELPSNNFDFFMCGPGEMMSDLHTALLEWNVPDESIHFEAFGPASVKRTAPPTAEQPAGPQTKVSFSRSNREVAWTGQSASLLDLALAEEVPIGYGCRAGNCGSCKTAIKSGKVKYLKRAGCEVEAGSCLTCIAVPDGDLTLDA, encoded by the coding sequence ATGGATCCTGCCAAAATACTTGCCGTCGGTGGTGCGATTTTATTCGTCATCGTCCTCCTGAACCTGTTGGTTCTTTTTTACTCCAACGTGCGGCGGACGGCGGCCATCCGCGTGCAGCGCCGGTTGGATGGGGAATTATTTTCCTGCCGGCTCAACCTGGCGCGGCTGCAATTAAAGCGGCAGGAAAGCGCCGGATCATGGAACGGCACGCGAAAATTCCAGATTGATAAAATCGTCAGCGAATGCGCGGACGTCTCTTCATTCTATCTCGTGCCCCATGATAAAAAAGCGCTGCCGCCGTTTCATCCCGGCCAATTCCTCACTTTTGAACTCGATGTCCCCGGCCAGCGCAACCGCGTCATTCGTTGCTACTCCCTTTCCGATCGTCCGCGCCCTGATTATTATCGTGTGACCATCAAGCGCGTGCCCGCGCCGCCGGATAATCCCAAGGGAAAACCCGGCCTCGTCTCCAGCCATTTTCATACCGCACTCAAAGCCGGGGACATCGTTGATTGCAAGGCGCCAAGCGGCGGATTCTTTCTCGATACCAGCCGCCTGACGCCGGTGGTGCTGCTCGCTGGCGGCGTGGGCATCACGCCGATGGTCAGCATGGCGAACGAAATCATCGAACTCACGCCGCAGCGGGAGACGTGGTTTTTCCTCGGCGTCCGCAATTCCCAGGACCATATCATGAAGGATTACCTGGACGTGCTGGCGCGCTCCAACAGCAACATCAAATTGCACGTCTGCTATTCGCGCCCACTCAAGACCGATGTCAAAGACCGGGATTACCAGCATGAAGGGCGCTTGAATTTTGAACTGCTCAAGAAGGAATTGCCCTCGAACAATTTTGATTTCTTCATGTGCGGTCCGGGGGAGATGATGAGTGATTTGCATACCGCCCTGCTCGAATGGAACGTGCCGGACGAGAGCATTCATTTTGAGGCCTTCGGCCCCGCGAGCGTGAAGCGCACCGCGCCGCCCACCGCCGAGCAGCCTGCTGGCCCGCAAACCAAGGTATCTTTCTCCCGCTCGAACCGGGAAGTGGCGTGGACCGGCCAATCAGCTTCACTGCTCGATTTGGCCTTGGCAGAAGAAGTGCCGATTGGGTATGGTTGCCGCGCAGGGAATTGCGGCAGTTGCAAGACCGCGATCAAATCCGGCAAAGTGAAGTATCTCAAACGCGCAGGTTGCGAAGTCGAGGCGGGAAGCTGCCTCACCTGCATTGCGGTGCCGGATGGAGATTTGACTTTGGACGCGTGA
- a CDS encoding multiheme c-type cytochrome gives MQKLAFSIKLMAPLLALGLLQNIHAAEDIYHTDPAKVMGPEACNECHAPEVEAWKLTHHFDTFNSMHRRPEARDISSKMGIRRIKEESLCLKCHYTEKNDDDGKAQVISGISCESCHSAAKDWIKVHSAKDDPDRLAKAEKLGMLRPNNYYRVAANCFGCHTVPEEKLVNVGGHKAGSDFELVSWLSGEVRHNLQKSAGKVNEEIPAERRRMLYVVGRALDLEYSLRGLAKATEDGDYSKGMIARATAAKASLDEIAKATGAAEVTKISAAVSAGDLKINNADALNKAADAISEISSGFAKSQDGTKLASVDPLIPGPDKYKGTPYKP, from the coding sequence ATGCAAAAACTTGCCTTCTCGATCAAATTAATGGCGCCGCTGCTCGCCCTCGGCCTGCTCCAAAATATTCATGCCGCCGAAGATATTTACCACACCGACCCCGCGAAGGTGATGGGCCCGGAGGCCTGCAATGAATGTCACGCGCCCGAAGTCGAGGCCTGGAAACTCACGCATCATTTCGATACTTTCAATTCCATGCATCGCCGTCCCGAAGCGCGGGACATCTCCAGCAAGATGGGCATCCGCCGTATCAAGGAAGAGAGCCTTTGCCTCAAGTGCCATTACACGGAAAAGAACGATGACGACGGCAAAGCGCAGGTGATCTCCGGCATTTCCTGTGAGTCCTGCCACAGCGCGGCCAAGGATTGGATCAAGGTTCACAGCGCCAAAGATGACCCTGACCGTCTCGCGAAAGCCGAAAAACTCGGGATGCTTCGCCCAAATAATTATTATCGCGTCGCGGCAAATTGTTTTGGTTGCCATACCGTTCCCGAGGAAAAACTCGTGAACGTCGGAGGTCATAAAGCGGGCAGTGATTTCGAATTGGTTTCGTGGCTTTCCGGTGAAGTGCGCCACAACCTCCAAAAATCCGCGGGCAAGGTAAACGAGGAAATCCCTGCTGAACGCCGCCGCATGCTCTACGTCGTTGGTCGCGCCTTGGACTTGGAATACAGCTTGCGCGGTCTCGCGAAAGCCACGGAAGACGGTGATTACTCGAAGGGGATGATCGCCCGCGCCACCGCCGCCAAGGCCAGCCTTGACGAAATTGCCAAGGCCACCGGCGCAGCGGAAGTGACAAAGATCAGTGCGGCTGTCAGTGCCGGTGATTTAAAAATTAATAATGCCGACGCTCTGAATAAGGCCGCCGACGCCATCAGCGAAATCAGCAGCGGCTTCGCCAAAAGCCAGGACGGCACCAAGCTTGCCAGTGTTGATCCTCTTATTCCCGGTCCTGACAAATACAAGGGAACGCCCTATAAACCTTGA